Proteins encoded together in one Pseudoroseomonas cervicalis window:
- a CDS encoding ABC transporter permease: MPRPLLQILVPALPGLWLALFVAAPLLVVLALSLSWPAEGVPPFALPWSEGEGLNTETYALALGDPYYRGAFLDALLVACGTAGLCLALALPMALGLVRAPPRWRMPLLALLLLPFWTGFLPRIGAWIGLLRDEGWINTLLQSAGVIEAPLPLLYSWPALFLGMVHAYLPFAVLPLYVTLSRLDPAVQEAAADLGATPWVAFRSITLPLAAPGLAAAFLLVFIPAAGEYVIPELLGPPEAQLAGRVLFQEFFQNRDWPVAASLAVLLLLVLLVPIRLFQRLEQQK; this comes from the coding sequence ATGCCCCGTCCTTTGCTGCAAATCCTGGTCCCCGCGCTGCCCGGCCTCTGGCTGGCGCTGTTCGTGGCGGCGCCGCTGCTGGTGGTGCTGGCGCTCTCCCTCTCCTGGCCGGCCGAGGGCGTGCCGCCCTTCGCCCTGCCCTGGAGCGAGGGCGAGGGGCTGAACACCGAGACCTACGCCCTGGCCCTGGGCGACCCCTATTACCGCGGCGCCTTCCTGGATGCGCTGCTGGTGGCCTGCGGCACGGCGGGGCTCTGCCTGGCGCTGGCGCTGCCCATGGCGCTCGGCCTGGTGCGGGCGCCGCCGCGCTGGCGCATGCCGCTGCTGGCGCTGCTGCTGCTGCCCTTCTGGACCGGCTTCCTGCCGCGCATCGGCGCCTGGATCGGCCTGCTGCGCGACGAGGGCTGGATCAACACCCTGCTGCAATCGGCGGGGGTGATCGAGGCGCCGCTGCCGCTGCTCTACTCCTGGCCGGCGCTGTTCCTCGGCATGGTGCATGCCTATCTGCCCTTCGCCGTGCTGCCGCTCTACGTCACCCTCTCGCGCCTCGACCCCGCGGTGCAGGAGGCGGCGGCGGATCTCGGCGCCACGCCCTGGGTCGCCTTCCGCAGCATCACCCTGCCGCTGGCCGCCCCCGGCCTGGCGGCGGCCTTCCTGCTGGTCTTCATCCCGGCGGCCGGCGAATACGTCATCCCCGAGCTGCTGGGCCCGCCGGAGGCGCAGCTGGCCGGCCGCGTCCTGTTCCAGGAATTCTTCCAGAACCGCGACTGGCCGGTGGCGGCATCGCTGGCGGTGCTGCTGCTGCTGGTGCTGCTGGTGCCGATCCGGCTGTTCCAGCGGCTGGAGCAGCAGAAGTGA
- the hisG gene encoding ATP phosphoribosyltransferase, whose amino-acid sequence MDQPITRPETGIVPAAEAGQSLVLALPKGRILKELGPLLARTGIVPAADFHAESSRRLRFETNHPGLDVIRVRSFDVATFVAFGAAQIGICGADVLMEFDYPEIYAPLDLGIGRCRVSVAEPEGSAGQQEMVRRSRLAVATKYPNLARRHFATKGIQAEVVHLNGAMELAPSLGLSRLIVDLVQTGSTLKANGLVETEVIAQVTSRLIVNRTALKTRPEAIGEWLSRFRAALAEVAA is encoded by the coding sequence ATGGACCAGCCCATCACAAGGCCCGAAACGGGCATCGTTCCCGCGGCCGAGGCCGGCCAGAGCCTCGTCCTGGCGCTCCCCAAGGGGCGCATCCTGAAGGAGCTGGGGCCGCTGCTGGCCCGCACCGGCATCGTCCCGGCCGCCGATTTCCACGCCGAATCCAGCCGCCGCCTGCGCTTCGAGACCAATCATCCCGGCCTCGACGTGATCCGCGTGCGCAGCTTCGACGTGGCCACCTTCGTCGCCTTCGGCGCCGCGCAGATCGGCATCTGCGGCGCCGATGTGCTGATGGAATTCGACTACCCCGAGATCTACGCCCCGCTCGATCTCGGCATCGGCCGCTGCCGCGTCTCGGTGGCCGAGCCCGAGGGCAGCGCCGGGCAGCAGGAGATGGTGCGCCGCTCCCGCCTCGCGGTCGCCACCAAATACCCCAACCTCGCCCGCCGGCACTTCGCCACCAAGGGCATCCAGGCCGAGGTGGTGCATCTGAACGGCGCCATGGAGCTGGCCCCCTCGCTCGGCCTCTCCCGCCTGATCGTCGACCTGGTGCAGACCGGCTCCACCCTGAAGGCCAATGGGCTGGTGGAGACCGAGGTGATCGCCCAGGTGACCTCCCGCCTGATCGTCAACCGCACCGCGCTGAAGACCAGGCCCGAGGCGATCGGCGAATGGCTCTCCCGCTTCCGCGCCGCACTCGCCGAGGTCGCCGCATGA
- the murA gene encoding UDP-N-acetylglucosamine 1-carboxyvinyltransferase translates to MDRIRIRGGRRLEGRIAIGGAKNAALPLMATGLLTHEAVVLTNAPALADVATMGHLIAQHGLTVEHDQSSRRILLDGAASQFEAPYDLVRKMRASILVLGPLLARFGQARVSLPGGCAIGTRPVDLHLKGLEQMGAVIDLDSGYINAKVDGRLKGARILFPQVSVGATENLLMAATLAEGTTQLVNAAREPEITDLANCLISMGARIEGVGSDRLTVQGVDSLHGTTHAILPDRIEAGTFACAGAITGGELLLEGMTLELFGACTRSLREAGVEMLQEEGGVRCRRLNGLHGVDVMTEPFPGFATDMQAQFMALMAVAEGASMITETIFENRFMHVPELARMGARINAHGSSAIVRGVGKLSGAPVMATDLRASVSLIIAGLAAEGDTIVNRVYHLDRGYERIEEKLAGVGADIERMPG, encoded by the coding sequence ATGGACCGCATCCGCATCCGCGGCGGCCGCCGGCTGGAAGGGCGCATCGCCATCGGCGGCGCCAAGAACGCGGCCCTGCCGCTGATGGCCACCGGCCTGCTCACCCATGAGGCGGTGGTGCTGACCAACGCCCCGGCGCTGGCCGATGTCGCCACCATGGGCCATCTGATCGCCCAGCACGGGCTGACGGTCGAGCATGACCAGTCGAGCCGCCGCATCCTGCTGGATGGCGCCGCCAGCCAGTTCGAGGCGCCCTACGACCTGGTGCGCAAGATGCGCGCCTCGATCCTGGTGCTCGGGCCGCTGCTGGCGCGCTTCGGCCAGGCCCGCGTCTCGCTGCCCGGCGGCTGCGCCATCGGCACCCGCCCCGTCGACCTCCACCTGAAGGGGCTGGAGCAGATGGGCGCGGTGATCGACCTCGATTCCGGCTACATCAACGCCAAGGTGGACGGCCGGCTGAAGGGCGCGCGCATCCTCTTCCCGCAGGTCTCGGTGGGCGCCACCGAGAACCTGCTGATGGCGGCGACGCTGGCCGAGGGCACCACCCAGCTGGTCAATGCGGCGCGCGAGCCGGAGATCACCGACCTCGCCAATTGCCTGATCTCGATGGGCGCGCGGATCGAGGGGGTGGGCAGCGATCGGCTGACGGTGCAGGGCGTCGACAGCCTGCACGGCACGACGCATGCCATCCTGCCCGACCGTATCGAGGCCGGCACCTTCGCCTGCGCCGGCGCCATCACCGGCGGCGAGCTGCTGCTGGAGGGCATGACGCTGGAGCTGTTCGGCGCCTGCACCCGCTCGCTGCGCGAGGCCGGGGTGGAGATGCTGCAGGAGGAGGGCGGCGTGCGCTGCCGCCGCCTGAACGGGCTGCATGGCGTCGATGTGATGACCGAGCCCTTCCCCGGCTTCGCCACCGACATGCAGGCCCAGTTCATGGCGCTGATGGCGGTGGCCGAGGGCGCCTCGATGATCACCGAGACGATCTTCGAGAACCGCTTCATGCATGTGCCGGAGCTGGCCCGCATGGGCGCGCGGATCAACGCGCATGGCTCCTCCGCCATCGTCCGCGGCGTGGGCAAGCTGTCCGGCGCGCCGGTGATGGCGACCGATCTGCGCGCCTCCGTCTCCCTCATCATCGCCGGGCTGGCGGCGGAGGGCGACACCATCGTCAACCGCGTCTACCACCTCGACCGTGGCTATGAGCGGATCGAGGAGAAGCTGGCGGGCGTCGGCGCCGACATCGAACGTATGCCAGGCTGA
- the dcd gene encoding dCTP deaminase, translating to MPIMPDHWIRRMATEHGMIDPFVESQRREGVISFGLSSYGYDARVADEFKVFTNVDNALVDPKKFAEDSFVTRRGPTCIIPPNSFALAHTVEYFRIPRDVLVICLGKSTYARCGLIVNVTPLEPEWEGQVTIEISNTTPLPARIYANEGICQFLFLQGAGEPEVSYADRKGKYMGQRGVALPRL from the coding sequence ATGCCCATCATGCCCGACCACTGGATCCGCCGCATGGCGACGGAGCACGGCATGATCGACCCCTTCGTCGAGAGCCAGCGGCGCGAGGGGGTGATCTCCTTCGGCCTCTCCTCCTATGGCTACGACGCCCGGGTGGCGGATGAGTTCAAGGTCTTCACCAATGTCGACAACGCGCTGGTGGACCCGAAGAAATTCGCCGAGGACAGCTTCGTCACCCGGCGCGGCCCGACCTGCATCATCCCGCCCAATTCCTTCGCCCTCGCCCATACGGTCGAGTATTTCCGCATCCCGCGCGACGTGCTGGTGATCTGCCTCGGCAAGAGCACCTATGCCCGCTGCGGGCTGATCGTGAATGTCACGCCGCTCGAGCCCGAATGGGAGGGGCAGGTGACGATCGAGATCTCCAACACCACCCCGCTGCCGGCGCGCATCTACGCCAATGAGGGGATCTGCCAGTTCCTGTTCCTGCAGGGCGCCGGCGAGCCCGAAGTGTCCTATGCCGACCGCAAGGGCAAGTATATGGGCCAGCGCGGCGTCGCGCTGCCGCGTCTGTAA
- a CDS encoding pyridoxal phosphate-dependent aminotransferase — translation MTLTAERLDRIAPSQTIAITAKARALKAEGKNVIGLSAGEPDFDTPRNIKDAAIAAIERGETRYTDVAGTKALREACATYFRREHGVEYKPEEIVVSTGGKQVIFNALLATINAGDEAIIPAPCWVSYPDIVALADGTPVIVPAGQNQGFKITPEQLEAAITPKTKWLILNNPSNPTGAAYSAEELKALAEVLLRHPDVWVFTDDIYEKLTYGGFKARTLVAVEPRLKDRTVTMNGCSKAYAMTGWRIGFAGAPQKLIKAMDKLQGQSTSNTSSISQAAAIEALTGPQDSVEAMRVVYERRRDLVVGLLNKAPGIHCLTPDGAFYVFPSVHGCLGKTTASGKTIATDEDFVTALLEDEGVAAVHGSAFMFPGHFRISYATDDASLTEACTRIQRFCAGLK, via the coding sequence ATGACCCTGACCGCCGAGCGGCTGGACCGCATCGCCCCCTCGCAGACCATCGCCATCACCGCCAAGGCGCGCGCGCTGAAGGCCGAGGGGAAGAACGTCATCGGCCTCTCCGCCGGCGAGCCGGATTTCGACACCCCGCGCAACATCAAGGACGCGGCCATCGCGGCGATCGAGCGCGGCGAGACCCGCTACACCGACGTCGCCGGCACCAAGGCACTGCGCGAGGCCTGCGCCACCTATTTCCGCCGCGAGCACGGGGTGGAGTACAAGCCGGAGGAGATCGTCGTCTCCACCGGCGGCAAGCAGGTGATCTTCAACGCCCTGCTGGCCACCATCAATGCGGGCGACGAGGCGATCATCCCGGCGCCCTGCTGGGTCTCCTACCCCGACATCGTGGCGCTGGCCGACGGCACGCCGGTGATCGTGCCGGCCGGGCAGAACCAGGGCTTCAAGATCACGCCGGAGCAGCTGGAAGCGGCGATCACGCCGAAGACCAAGTGGCTGATCCTGAACAACCCCTCCAACCCGACCGGCGCCGCCTATTCGGCGGAGGAGCTGAAGGCGCTGGCCGAGGTGCTGCTGCGCCACCCGGATGTCTGGGTGTTCACCGACGACATCTACGAGAAGCTGACCTATGGCGGCTTCAAGGCCCGCACCCTGGTCGCCGTCGAGCCGCGCCTGAAGGACCGCACGGTCACGATGAATGGCTGCTCCAAGGCCTATGCCATGACCGGCTGGCGCATCGGCTTCGCCGGCGCGCCGCAGAAGCTGATCAAGGCGATGGACAAGCTGCAGGGCCAGTCCACCTCCAACACCTCCTCGATCTCCCAGGCCGCCGCCATCGAGGCGCTGACCGGCCCGCAGGATTCGGTCGAGGCGATGCGCGTGGTCTATGAGCGCCGCCGCGACCTGGTGGTGGGCCTGCTGAACAAGGCGCCCGGCATCCACTGCCTGACGCCGGATGGTGCCTTCTACGTCTTCCCCTCGGTGCATGGCTGCCTCGGCAAGACCACCGCCTCGGGCAAGACGATCGCGACCGACGAGGATTTCGTCACCGCGCTGCTGGAGGATGAGGGGGTCGCCGCCGTGCATGGCTCGGCCTTCATGTTCCCGGGCCATTTCCGCATCAGCTACGCGACCGACGACGCCTCGCTGACCGAGGCCTGCACGCGCATCCAGCGCTTCTGCGCCGGCCTGAAGTAA
- a CDS encoding polyamine ABC transporter substrate-binding protein — protein sequence MLRRLLATSFLATALLGTGLPGAAPRPGPAQAQAQAQSPAQAPQPPGAAGQVLNVYNWSDYIDPYAVDRFQRETGIRIRYDVFDSLETLEGKLSAGRSGYDIIVPTNEPTFSRLVRAGALRPLDRAQIPNWGNQDPALLRQVESSDPGNRFGAIYLYGTIGLGIRTDRVRELAPDAPLDSLDLLMKPEHARRLARCGIAIMDSATDVLPTVLRWLGRDPNTTEPRELRAAEDALMAIRPQVRAITASGNLMDALANGEYCVVLTYSGDVIQAQARAREAGRGVQIGYVAPKEGAQLWLDMLAIPADAPNPEAAQRFINFLLQPDVMAGITNQVRYPNGIPASRPLVDAAVRDDPNVYPTAETLSRTFTVTGLTPTAERARSRGWSRFKAGR from the coding sequence ATGCTTCGACGCCTGCTCGCCACCTCGTTCCTCGCCACCGCCCTGCTCGGCACCGGATTGCCGGGCGCCGCGCCGCGGCCCGGCCCGGCCCAGGCCCAGGCCCAGGCCCAGTCGCCGGCGCAGGCGCCGCAGCCGCCCGGCGCGGCCGGCCAGGTGCTGAACGTCTACAACTGGTCGGACTATATCGACCCCTATGCGGTGGACCGCTTCCAGCGCGAGACGGGCATCCGCATCCGCTACGACGTCTTCGACAGCCTGGAGACGCTGGAGGGCAAGCTCTCCGCCGGGCGCTCGGGCTACGACATCATCGTGCCGACCAACGAGCCCACCTTCTCCCGCCTGGTGCGCGCCGGCGCGCTGCGGCCGCTGGACCGCGCGCAGATCCCGAACTGGGGCAACCAGGACCCGGCGCTGCTGCGCCAGGTGGAGAGCAGCGACCCCGGCAACCGCTTCGGCGCCATCTATCTCTACGGCACGATCGGCCTCGGCATCCGCACCGACCGGGTGCGCGAGCTGGCGCCCGACGCGCCGCTCGACAGCCTCGACCTGCTGATGAAGCCCGAGCATGCGCGGCGGCTGGCGCGCTGCGGCATCGCCATCATGGATTCGGCGACCGACGTGCTGCCCACCGTGCTGCGCTGGCTGGGGCGCGACCCCAACACCACCGAGCCGCGCGAGCTGCGCGCCGCCGAGGACGCGCTGATGGCGATCCGCCCGCAGGTGCGCGCCATCACCGCCAGCGGCAATCTGATGGACGCGCTGGCCAATGGCGAATACTGCGTCGTGCTGACCTATTCCGGCGACGTCATCCAGGCCCAGGCCCGCGCGCGGGAGGCCGGGCGCGGCGTGCAGATCGGCTATGTGGCGCCGAAGGAAGGCGCGCAGCTCTGGCTCGACATGCTGGCCATCCCGGCCGACGCGCCGAACCCCGAGGCCGCGCAGCGCTTCATCAACTTCCTGCTGCAGCCCGACGTCATGGCCGGCATCACCAACCAGGTGCGCTACCCGAACGGCATCCCCGCCTCCCGCCCGCTGGTCGATGCGGCGGTGCGCGACGATCCGAATGTCTACCCGACGGCGGAGACGCTCTCGCGCACCTTCACCGTCACCGGGCTGACGCCCACCGCCGAGCGCGCCCGCAGCCGCGGCTGGAGCCGCTTCAAGGCCGGCCGCTGA
- a CDS encoding glycosyl hydrolase family 28-related protein — protein sequence MSDKKISELPSATTLTDSDLSPMVQGVSSIAETRSVSLAQLRTGLLIERPMHVRDFGAVGDGTTDDTPAIQAAIDAASAQGGGTVLLGPRRYVIASAELLLRENVQLVGQQHQGGWRTNGNFATVRYALLVDAARTIRLQRNAGLHGIAVLRRGMTAPTTLRQGLDAANAFAGTAITIGNGSGGNSAGNGADTSLTRLLILGFNWGIYSDANARVRICDILGDCTNGLYLGRSFDVSRVSEVNWHPLVTTARSWSNTRLLIAAVDNNGTGQFRITTATAHGLATGDIVNIAEVRLSGAPTLYGRWTVTAVDATRLDLQGSSFAAGWSSGGAVYVNANRRLGSAFVVNNSDMASFDNCFEYGHEIGFDVQDEAHSCHFSNIGTDGWNDMADPQTIGIRIGGTSLRTKVVGGFLSSKGCSVQVSTTGAEQHELIGVNVTGGARRIAEVLSGQITFSGCDFTGATGTGNATVSAIHLGSGAGSVVVTGCDTSAVTFTADSAAAMQRLQLAANRPVPGSATTQRIAAGRVELATISSAAALETRLSSDTDGAVNIHRRSTTEGGQLRFHGLGTTPVASLTASNTELVFQGEGSNTNAALVLGGSGMTQPQTLRLRRLSATPAVNDRLLALEASGNSSTGTERVYARIAALAEAVTNAAESGAVIIETRSAGALAERFRLAANGTVTLTGPLVLPADPTAALQAATRQYVDNQFTERRFTSVLLSASTALSHASHNARMLVANPGTTGLSLNWASTGDGFSCSVINRSGADLPLTLVGFTATTPANSDGFTKIRSGGVATLLAYSPDGGTTRICHLTGAGAP from the coding sequence ATGTCCGACAAGAAGATTTCCGAGCTGCCCAGCGCGACGACGCTCACCGACAGCGATCTGTCGCCGATGGTGCAGGGCGTCAGCAGCATCGCCGAGACGCGCAGCGTCAGCCTGGCCCAGCTGCGCACCGGGCTGCTGATCGAGCGCCCCATGCATGTGCGCGATTTCGGCGCCGTGGGCGATGGCACCACCGACGACACCCCCGCCATCCAGGCGGCGATCGACGCCGCCTCGGCCCAGGGCGGCGGCACGGTGCTGCTCGGCCCGCGGCGCTATGTCATCGCCTCGGCCGAGCTGCTGCTGCGCGAGAATGTCCAACTGGTCGGCCAGCAGCATCAGGGCGGCTGGCGCACCAATGGCAATTTCGCCACCGTGCGTTACGCGCTGCTGGTCGACGCGGCGCGCACCATCCGGCTGCAGCGCAATGCCGGGCTGCACGGCATCGCCGTGCTGCGCCGGGGCATGACCGCGCCCACCACGCTGCGCCAGGGGCTGGACGCGGCCAATGCCTTCGCCGGCACCGCCATCACCATCGGCAATGGCTCGGGCGGCAACAGCGCCGGCAATGGCGCCGACACCAGCCTGACGCGGCTGCTGATCCTCGGCTTCAACTGGGGCATCTACAGCGACGCCAATGCGCGGGTGCGCATCTGCGACATCCTGGGCGACTGCACCAACGGCCTCTATCTCGGCCGTTCCTTCGACGTCTCGCGCGTCAGCGAGGTGAACTGGCACCCGCTGGTCACCACCGCGCGCAGCTGGTCGAACACGCGGCTGCTGATCGCCGCGGTGGACAACAACGGCACCGGCCAGTTCCGCATCACCACGGCCACCGCCCATGGCCTGGCCACCGGCGACATCGTCAACATCGCCGAGGTGCGCCTGAGCGGCGCGCCCACGCTCTATGGCCGCTGGACGGTGACGGCGGTGGATGCGACGCGGCTCGACCTGCAGGGCAGCAGCTTCGCCGCCGGCTGGAGCTCCGGCGGCGCGGTCTATGTCAACGCCAATCGCCGCCTCGGCAGCGCCTTCGTGGTCAACAACTCCGACATGGCGAGCTTCGACAACTGCTTCGAATACGGCCATGAGATCGGCTTCGACGTGCAGGACGAGGCGCATTCCTGCCATTTCTCCAACATCGGCACCGATGGCTGGAACGACATGGCGGATCCGCAGACCATCGGCATCCGCATCGGCGGCACCTCGCTGCGCACCAAGGTGGTGGGCGGCTTCCTCTCCTCCAAGGGCTGCAGCGTGCAGGTCAGCACGACGGGGGCGGAGCAGCATGAGCTGATCGGCGTCAACGTCACCGGCGGCGCGCGCCGCATCGCCGAGGTGCTGAGCGGCCAGATCACCTTCTCCGGCTGCGACTTCACCGGCGCCACCGGCACCGGCAATGCGACGGTCAGCGCCATCCATCTGGGCAGCGGCGCCGGCAGCGTCGTCGTCACCGGCTGCGACACCAGCGCGGTCACCTTCACCGCCGACAGCGCGGCGGCGATGCAGCGGCTGCAGCTGGCGGCCAACCGGCCGGTGCCGGGCAGCGCCACCACGCAGCGCATCGCCGCCGGCCGGGTCGAGCTCGCCACCATCTCCTCGGCCGCGGCGCTGGAGACGCGGCTGTCGAGCGACACCGACGGCGCCGTCAACATCCACCGCCGCAGCACCACCGAGGGCGGGCAGCTGCGCTTCCACGGCCTCGGCACCACGCCGGTGGCCAGCCTGACCGCCAGCAACACCGAGCTGGTCTTCCAGGGCGAGGGCAGCAACACCAATGCCGCCCTGGTGCTGGGCGGCTCCGGCATGACCCAGCCGCAGACGCTGCGGCTGCGCCGCCTCTCCGCCACCCCGGCGGTGAATGACCGGCTGCTGGCGCTGGAGGCCAGCGGCAACAGCAGCACCGGCACCGAGCGGGTCTATGCCCGCATCGCCGCGCTGGCCGAGGCGGTGACCAACGCCGCCGAATCGGGCGCCGTCATCATCGAGACGCGCTCGGCCGGCGCGCTGGCGGAGCGTTTCCGCCTGGCCGCCAATGGCACGGTGACGCTGACCGGCCCGCTGGTGCTGCCGGCCGACCCGACGGCGGCGCTGCAGGCGGCGACGCGGCAATATGTCGACAACCAGTTCACCGAGCGGCGCTTCACCAGCGTGCTGCTCTCGGCCAGCACGGCGCTCAGCCATGCCAGCCACAATGCGCGCATGCTGGTGGCCAATCCCGGCACCACCGGCCTGTCGCTGAACTGGGCCAGCACCGGCGACGGCTTCTCCTGCAGCGTCATCAACCGCAGCGGCGCCGACCTGCCGCTGACGCTGGTGGGCTTCACCGCGACGACGCCGGCCAACAGCGACGGCTTCACCAAGATCCGCTCGGGCGGCGTCGCCACCCTGCTGGCCTATTCGCCGGATGGCGGCACCACCCGCATCTGCCATCTGACGGGGGCGGGGGCACCCTGA
- a CDS encoding ABC transporter permease subunit, whose translation MSRGRLALLGLGAGLLFLWLPVLLLAGYAFSDARIPFQWGGFSLRWFAALAGNDRLVEAALLSLRVALGAASLAVLLGGAIGWVLARHGPFRGRAIFGALSGAPLVLPDVVMGLALLLFFVTLQRITGWPAERGAMTILLAHATIGAAYVAVLVQARLAGLAPELEEAARDLGAGPATAFLTVTLPLLAPGLVAGWLLAFTLSLDDVVVASFVSGPAGTTLPMVVFSMLRLGLTPEVNALAVIILALAGLGGALAALALRGLRRG comes from the coding sequence GTGAGCCGCGGGCGGCTGGCGCTGCTCGGCCTCGGCGCGGGTCTGCTGTTCCTCTGGCTGCCGGTGCTGCTGCTGGCGGGCTATGCCTTCAGCGATGCGCGCATCCCCTTCCAGTGGGGCGGTTTCTCGCTGCGCTGGTTCGCGGCCCTCGCCGGGAATGACCGGCTGGTGGAGGCGGCGCTGCTGTCGCTGCGCGTGGCGCTCGGTGCCGCCAGCCTCGCCGTGCTGCTGGGGGGTGCCATCGGCTGGGTGCTGGCGCGGCACGGGCCGTTCCGCGGCCGGGCGATCTTCGGCGCGCTCTCCGGCGCGCCGCTGGTGCTGCCGGATGTGGTGATGGGCCTGGCCCTGCTGCTGTTCTTCGTCACCCTGCAGCGCATCACCGGCTGGCCGGCCGAGCGCGGCGCCATGACCATCCTGCTGGCCCACGCCACCATCGGCGCGGCCTATGTGGCGGTGCTGGTGCAGGCGCGGCTGGCCGGGCTGGCGCCGGAGCTGGAGGAGGCGGCGCGCGACCTCGGCGCCGGGCCCGCCACCGCCTTCCTCACCGTCACCCTGCCGCTGCTGGCGCCGGGGCTGGTGGCGGGCTGGCTGCTGGCCTTCACCCTGTCGCTGGATGATGTGGTGGTGGCGAGCTTCGTCTCCGGCCCCGCCGGCACCACCCTGCCGATGGTGGTCTTCTCCATGCTGCGGCTGGGGCTGACGCCGGAGGTGAACGCGCTGGCGGTCATCATCCTGGCGCTGGCCGGGCTCGGCGGGGCGCTGGCGGCGCTGGCGCTGCGCGGGCTGCGGCGGGGCTGA
- a CDS encoding ABC transporter ATP-binding protein, protein MSLLSLRGLSKRFGATVALDGLDLDIEAGEFLTLLGGSGSGKSTLLRVIAGFEAADAGALRLDGQDLAGLPPHRRPLNMMFQSYALFPHLSVAGNVAYGLKRDGVPAAERETRVAAALAMVGLAGFETRAVHRLSGGQRQRVALARALVKRPRLLLLDEPLGALDANLRERTGLELRALQRETGAAFIMVTHDQNEALALSDRVAVLEHGRLVQLGPPRQVYDRPATRFVAAFLGAANVLEGAADGQGGFACPGLGATLRPVALPAGCTALALRPERILSGAAAPPDGVEGVVEEVAFRGDDSLLLVRAPGGAQLRVSHAEEDGPPPPRGTRLRLGWEAASLVPLAG, encoded by the coding sequence TTGTCGCTGCTGTCCCTGCGCGGCCTGTCCAAGCGCTTCGGTGCCACCGTGGCGCTGGACGGGCTCGATCTCGACATCGAGGCCGGCGAGTTCCTGACGCTGCTCGGCGGCTCGGGCTCCGGCAAATCCACCCTGCTGCGCGTCATCGCCGGCTTCGAGGCGGCGGATGCCGGCGCGCTGCGGCTGGATGGGCAGGATCTCGCCGGCCTGCCGCCGCATCGCCGGCCGCTGAACATGATGTTCCAATCCTATGCGCTGTTCCCGCATCTCTCGGTGGCGGGCAATGTCGCCTATGGGCTGAAGCGCGATGGGGTGCCGGCGGCGGAGCGCGAGACGCGCGTCGCCGCCGCGCTCGCCATGGTGGGGCTGGCCGGCTTCGAGACGCGGGCGGTGCACCGCCTCTCCGGCGGGCAGCGGCAGCGGGTCGCGCTGGCGCGTGCCCTGGTCAAGCGCCCGCGCCTGCTGCTGCTGGACGAGCCGCTGGGCGCGCTGGACGCCAATCTGCGCGAGCGCACGGGGCTCGAGCTGCGCGCCCTGCAGCGCGAGACGGGGGCCGCCTTCATCATGGTCACGCATGACCAGAACGAGGCGCTGGCGCTGTCCGACCGCGTCGCGGTGCTGGAGCATGGGCGGCTGGTGCAGCTCGGGCCGCCGCGCCAGGTCTATGACCGGCCGGCGACGCGTTTCGTCGCCGCCTTCCTGGGTGCGGCCAATGTGCTGGAAGGCGCGGCGGACGGGCAGGGCGGCTTCGCCTGCCCGGGCCTCGGCGCCACGCTGCGCCCCGTGGCGCTGCCGGCCGGCTGCACCGCCCTGGCGCTGCGGCCGGAGCGCATCCTGAGCGGCGCCGCGGCACCCCCGGACGGGGTGGAAGGCGTGGTCGAGGAAGTGGCCTTCCGCGGCGATGACAGCCTGCTGCTGGTGCGCGCCCCGGGCGGCGCGCAACTGCGCGTCAGCCATGCCGAGGAGGACGGCCCGCCGCCGCCGCGCGGCACCAGGCTGCGCCTGGGCTGGGAGGCGGCGTCCCTCGTGCCGCTGGCCGGCTGA